From a region of the Drosophila virilis strain 15010-1051.87 chromosome 3, Dvir_AGI_RSII-ME, whole genome shotgun sequence genome:
- the LOC6636549 gene encoding leucine-rich repeat-containing protein 15 isoform X2, whose product MSRFLIWIFPWTWLLLILTLEAQSESQTLEEFRQRYLQPLLSAGTRNCTLNACETLRIITQLLMLIKALPNGTLSTLMAAAPVETAKRRTSAGKEPAGEVGTMFNPAEFDKRVRQIESRLRSVEQPVWHLASGSELEWNHCTSGVCRCNPDTKSFTCWNTNLKTVPVSQVIPMNMVAIDLSRNVLSTLHKDTFRGLTLLKELDISNNLLDFLPFDLFRDLDSLLQLRIQNNQLEDIDARTFWKLRNLNLLDLHKNEISLLPESLFYHAQRLTVINLCDNQIKNFPPNLLRDQLMLEELDMSRNRIEQLVSGSMRYQTKLKALDFGWNQIAKIEDDFFEGLKSLRTLNLYNNRISSISATTFNNLVNLITLDLTMNRISHIDGQAFAELKNLNELLLGQNSLSSIPGDLFLRVGALTRLTLFSNNLTTLEANDFKGLDSLKILMLNNNILKHFDARAFEPLTQLEKLRIDSNKLMYLPHGALHGLNQLVAVKLDKNPWHCDCRALYLARWIREFVVKLWDGQQPMCRGPGDLGGHEVGLLRYDDLCDGQWASMLSLSPRLPHIYNSTTDEQLKEAEITSVAIKKVHVD is encoded by the exons ATGTCGCGCTTTCTTATTTGGATATTCCCATGGAcctggctgctgctgatccTCACGCTGGAGGCGCAGTCGGAGAGCCAGACGCTGGAAGAGTTCCGGCAGCGGTATCTGCAGCCCCTGCTCTCGGCGGGCACCCGCAACTGCACGCTGAATGCGTGCGAGACGTTGCGGATCATTACGCAGCTGCTAATGCTGATCAAGGCGCTGCCCAATGGAACGCTCAGCACGCTGATGGCTGCGGCGCCTGTGGAGACAGCTAAACGCAGGACGAGCGCCGGCAAGGAACCAGCCGGAGAAGTCGGCACCATGTTTAATCCGGCCGAGTTCGATAAGCGAGTACGGCAGATCGAAAGCCGGCTGCGCTCCGTCGAGCAGCCTGTTTGGCATTTGGCCAGCGGCAGCGAGCTCGAGTGGAACCATTGCACGTCCGGTGTCTGTCGCTGCAATCCGGACACCAAGAGCTTCACCTGCTGGAACACGAACCTCAAGACTGTGCCCGTCAGCCAGGTGATACCCATGAATATGGTTGCGATCGATCTCTCCCGCAACGTGCTCTCCACACTGCACAAGGACACGTTCCGTGGGCTGACGCTGCTCAAGGAGCTGGACATATCAAACAATCTGCTCGATTTTCTGCCCTTCGATCTGTTCCGGGATCTGGACAGCCTGTTGCAGCT TCGCATCCAGAACAATCAGCTGGAGGACATTGATGCGCGCACCTTCTGGAAGCTGCGCAATCTGAATCTGCTCGATCTGCACAAGAACGAGATCTCGCTGCTGCCCGAATCGCTTTTCTATCACGCCCAACGCCTAACTGTGATCAATTTGTGCGACAATCAGATCAAGAACTTTCCGCCCAACCTGCTGCGCGATCAGCTGATGCTCGAGGAGCTGGATATGTCGCGCAACCGGATCGAGCAGCTCGTCTCGGGCAGCATGCGATACCAGACCAAGCTCAAGGCCCTCGACTTTGGCTGGAATCAAATTG CCAAGATTGAGGACGACTTCTTTGAGGGCCTGAAGAGTCTGCGCACCTTGAATCTGTATAACAATCGCATTAGCTCCATATCGGCCACGACATTCAATAATCTCGTCAACCTGATCACCCTGGACCTCACCATGAATCGCATCAGCCAC ATCGATGGACAGGCCTTTGCGGAGCTAAAGAACCTAAATGAGCTGCTGCTCGGCCAGAACTCCTTGTCCAGCATACCGGGTGATCTGTTCCTGCGGGTCGGCGCACTCACCCGACTGACGCTCTTCTCGAATAACCTGACCACGCTGGAGGCCAACGACTTTAAGGGCCTCGACAGCCTCAAAATCCTGAtgctcaacaacaacatactCAAGCACTTCGATGCGCGCGCCTTCGAGCCGCTCACCCAGCTGGAGAAACT CCGCATCGACTCCAACAAGCTGATGTATCTGCCGCATGGAGCTTTGCACGGGCTGAACCAACTGGTCGCCGTCAAACTGGACAAGAATCCCTGGCACTGCGACTGCCGGGCCTTGTATTTGGCGCGCTGGATTCGGGAATTTGTGGTGAAGCTCTGGGATGGCCAGCAGCCGATGTGCCGCGGCCCGGGAGATCTGGGCGGGCACGAGGTGGGCCTGCTGCGGTATGACGATCTCTGCGATGGGCAATGGGCGAGCatgttgtcgctgtcgccgcGGCTTCCG catatatataattccacCACGGACGAGCAGCTCAAGGAGGCGGAGATAACCAGCGTGGCCATTAAGAAGGTTCACGTGGATTAA
- the LOC6636549 gene encoding leucine-rich repeat-containing protein 15 isoform X1, whose protein sequence is MSRFLIWIFPWTWLLLILTLEAQSESQTLEEFRQRYLQPLLSAGTRNCTLNACETLRIITQLLMLIKALPNGTLSTLMAAAPVETAKRRTSAGKEPAGEVGTMFNPAEFDKRVRQIESRLRSVEQPVWHLASGSELEWNHCTSGVCRCNPDTKSFTCWNTNLKTVPVSQVIPMNMVAIDLSRNVLSTLHKDTFRGLTLLKELDISNNLLDFLPFDLFRDLDSLLQLRIQNNQLEDIDARTFWKLRNLNLLDLHKNEISLLPESLFYHAQRLTVINLCDNQIKNFPPNLLRDQLMLEELDMSRNRIEQLVSGSMRYQTKLKALDFGWNQIAKIEDDFFEGLKSLRTLNLYNNRISSISATTFNNLVNLITLDLTMNRISHIDGQAFAELKNLNELLLGQNSLSSIPGDLFLRVGALTRLTLFSNNLTTLEANDFKGLDSLKILMLNNNILKHFDARAFEPLTQLEKLRIDSNKLMYLPHGALHGLNQLVAVKLDKNPWHCDCRALYLARWIREFVVKLWDGQQPMCRGPGDLGGHEVGLLRYDDLCDGQWASMLSLSPRLPVRTHRISTPMNYTDYFNLYLKHIYNSTTDEQLKEAEITSVAIKKVHVD, encoded by the exons ATGTCGCGCTTTCTTATTTGGATATTCCCATGGAcctggctgctgctgatccTCACGCTGGAGGCGCAGTCGGAGAGCCAGACGCTGGAAGAGTTCCGGCAGCGGTATCTGCAGCCCCTGCTCTCGGCGGGCACCCGCAACTGCACGCTGAATGCGTGCGAGACGTTGCGGATCATTACGCAGCTGCTAATGCTGATCAAGGCGCTGCCCAATGGAACGCTCAGCACGCTGATGGCTGCGGCGCCTGTGGAGACAGCTAAACGCAGGACGAGCGCCGGCAAGGAACCAGCCGGAGAAGTCGGCACCATGTTTAATCCGGCCGAGTTCGATAAGCGAGTACGGCAGATCGAAAGCCGGCTGCGCTCCGTCGAGCAGCCTGTTTGGCATTTGGCCAGCGGCAGCGAGCTCGAGTGGAACCATTGCACGTCCGGTGTCTGTCGCTGCAATCCGGACACCAAGAGCTTCACCTGCTGGAACACGAACCTCAAGACTGTGCCCGTCAGCCAGGTGATACCCATGAATATGGTTGCGATCGATCTCTCCCGCAACGTGCTCTCCACACTGCACAAGGACACGTTCCGTGGGCTGACGCTGCTCAAGGAGCTGGACATATCAAACAATCTGCTCGATTTTCTGCCCTTCGATCTGTTCCGGGATCTGGACAGCCTGTTGCAGCT TCGCATCCAGAACAATCAGCTGGAGGACATTGATGCGCGCACCTTCTGGAAGCTGCGCAATCTGAATCTGCTCGATCTGCACAAGAACGAGATCTCGCTGCTGCCCGAATCGCTTTTCTATCACGCCCAACGCCTAACTGTGATCAATTTGTGCGACAATCAGATCAAGAACTTTCCGCCCAACCTGCTGCGCGATCAGCTGATGCTCGAGGAGCTGGATATGTCGCGCAACCGGATCGAGCAGCTCGTCTCGGGCAGCATGCGATACCAGACCAAGCTCAAGGCCCTCGACTTTGGCTGGAATCAAATTG CCAAGATTGAGGACGACTTCTTTGAGGGCCTGAAGAGTCTGCGCACCTTGAATCTGTATAACAATCGCATTAGCTCCATATCGGCCACGACATTCAATAATCTCGTCAACCTGATCACCCTGGACCTCACCATGAATCGCATCAGCCAC ATCGATGGACAGGCCTTTGCGGAGCTAAAGAACCTAAATGAGCTGCTGCTCGGCCAGAACTCCTTGTCCAGCATACCGGGTGATCTGTTCCTGCGGGTCGGCGCACTCACCCGACTGACGCTCTTCTCGAATAACCTGACCACGCTGGAGGCCAACGACTTTAAGGGCCTCGACAGCCTCAAAATCCTGAtgctcaacaacaacatactCAAGCACTTCGATGCGCGCGCCTTCGAGCCGCTCACCCAGCTGGAGAAACT CCGCATCGACTCCAACAAGCTGATGTATCTGCCGCATGGAGCTTTGCACGGGCTGAACCAACTGGTCGCCGTCAAACTGGACAAGAATCCCTGGCACTGCGACTGCCGGGCCTTGTATTTGGCGCGCTGGATTCGGGAATTTGTGGTGAAGCTCTGGGATGGCCAGCAGCCGATGTGCCGCGGCCCGGGAGATCTGGGCGGGCACGAGGTGGGCCTGCTGCGGTATGACGATCTCTGCGATGGGCAATGGGCGAGCatgttgtcgctgtcgccgcGGCTTCCGGTGCGCACACATCGCATTTCCACACCGATGAACTATACCGACTATTTCAATTTGTACTtgaagcatatatataattccacCACGGACGAGCAGCTCAAGGAGGCGGAGATAACCAGCGTGGCCATTAAGAAGGTTCACGTGGATTAA
- the LOC6636550 gene encoding uncharacterized oxidoreductase YjmC, protein MLSKCGRQLLRASSAWRLRCWRQLGGVRMPQECPVEMTHTSLVIEAEARRFIHDCLRRVGVPFEKLRSISDFLLAADYRGVHGSGINRLEMYLRDLQQGYVDITAEPEIISETAATAHVDGNCAMGVFVGNYCMDLAVEKARKLGIGFVVAKRSHHIGMAAWYAFRAMAKGYIGLVLSNAAPMLMAPGAQVASLGANCLAFGADATHSHFMLDMAVTMKEIGAVEWAYIKNELIPNTWAADESGLPTCFPSLALRAQRLYPVGGHKGYCLAAMIDVLCGVMSGANYATRVPRWWSESQIGCNPNLGLVMLALDPCVFVPDFHERLDDFRRCIETSSPLDEAKPIRMAGQPEKQHMYYVDDLGALPFPNVLLAKFKRIADLLCVKPMELAFVSSNTQYRCM, encoded by the coding sequence ATGTTGAGCAAATGCGGACGACAGCTGTTGCGTGCGAGCTCCGCCTGGCGGCTGCGTTGCTGGCGGCAACTGGGAGGCGTTCGCATGCCTCAGGAGTGTCCCGTCGAGATGACGCACACCTCGCTCGTGATTGAGGCCGAGGCGCGACGCTTCATACACGACTGCCTGCGTCGGGTGGGCGTGCCTTTCGAGAAGCTGCGTTCCATTAGCGACTTTCTGCTCGCGGCGGATTACCGAGGTGTGCACGGCTCGGGCATCAATCGGCTCGAAATGTACCTGAGGGATCTGCAACAGGGCTATGTGGACATCACGGCGGAGCCGGAGATAATCAGCGAAACGGCGGCCACAGCGCATGTGGATGGCAACTGCGCCATGGGCGTCTTTGTGGGCAACTATTGCATGGATCTGGCCGTGGAGAAGGCGCGCAAATTGGGCATCGGTTTCGTGGTGGCCAAGCGTTCGCATCACATCGGCATGGCCGCTTGGTATGCGTTCCGGGCCATGGCCAAGGGCTATATTGGCCTTGTTTTGTCGAATGCGGCGCCCATGTTGATGGCGCCGGGCGCCCAGGTCGCCAGCCTGGGTGCCAATTGCCTGGCCTTTGGCGCAGATGCAACCCATTCACATTTCATGCTGGACATGGCCGTCACGATGAAGGAGATTGGCGCTGTGGAGTGGGCGTACATAAAGAACGAGTTGATACCGAACACTTGGGCGGCGGATGAGTCCGGGCTGCCCACCTGCTTCCCTAGCCTGGCGCTGCGCGCCCAGCGCCTGTATCCGGTGGGCGGGCACAAGGGATACTGCCTGGCGGCCATGATTGATGTGCTGTGCGGCGTTATGTCCGGCGCTAACTATGCGACGCGTGTGCCTCGCTGGTGGTCGGAGTCCCAGATCGGCTGCAATCCCAATCTAGGCCTCGTCATGCTCGCCCTGGATCCGTGCGTGTTTGTGCCGGACTTTCACGAACGTCTCGACGACTTTCGACGCTGCATCGAGACCTCCAGCCCCCTGGATGAGGCCAAGCCCATCCGTATGGCCGGCCAGCCGGAGAAGCAGCACATGTACTACGTGGACGACCTCGGTGCGCTGCCCTTCCCCAACGTTCTGCTGGCCAAGTTCAAACGGATCGCGGATCTCCTGTGCGTCAAGCCGATGGAGTTAGCCTTCGTCTCCAGCAACACACAATATCGCTGCATGTAG